Sequence from the Candidatus Woesearchaeota archaeon genome:
CTTTTTTATGTTGTATTTTTATGTGTAGCTGAAAAATATCTTCTATACCTGGAGGCAGATAATATGTTCCATTAGTACTATGATCAGTATAAAAAAGAGAACGCTTGGAAGTGGAGAATATGCCTAATATTTTTTCATGCTCAAATTGTAAATGTCCATGGTTGTTACTTACAAAAGGATAGTTGATAAAAACATCATTTGCTTTTGCTCTTCCAAGGGTAATGATTTCATCAGTAACCTCAGGAAATGTAAAAGAAGGACTTCCATATAAATGACCATATGATTGGATCTTATTATTGTGATTAATAT
This genomic interval carries:
- a CDS encoding FHA domain-containing protein, which encodes MTNEIRIAVYINHNNKIQSYGHLYGSPSFTFPEVTDEIITLGRAKANDVFINYPFVSNNHGHLQFEHEKILGIFSTSKRSLFYTDHSTNGTYYLPPGIEDIFQLHIKIQHKKVKIDSGCRLVIKGPDNIALILLIYYN